A segment of the Thermoplasmatales archaeon genome:
GCTCTTCGCAATTTTTCCTTATAATTACTTTTCCATTCTTTTCATATATTTCAGCATCAACTATCTTCTTGCATACAGGACAAAGAGATTTTGTATTTTTTGGCAACATTTACTTCATTTTTTTCATATCTTCGAGTAAATTTTCCAGATCATCTTCATGTTCTACTTCATCTTTGAGAATTTCAAGAATCATATTATATGTGAGCGCATCCTTTCCCTCAGTGATTTTCAGCAATTTATTATACACTTCTATTGCACATTGCTCTCCTTTTATGTTTTGCTCTATTATTTTCTTGCAATCTTCAGATGGAATTTCATATCCACAATTTGTAAGAGAATACCATTCCTTGGGGCTTAAAATCGGTTTTTCTCCAAGCTGAAGTAATCTATTAACTATCATCTCCGCATGCTTCAATTCATCTTTTGCATGCTCTTCAAGTTCACCCGCTATAACCTCCCTCATTGCTCCTTTAACAATCTTCGCCCCCGCCCAATACTGGTAGTATGCAAGCCATTCATCCGCAAGAGCTTTCTTCAGCTCATTCACTATTTTATTCAAATCCTTAACAATTCCTCTACCTTTTGTTCCCATTTTTATCCCTTTTGTTAAAGATTTTTCAATATTTATTATTTTTGGAAATTACTGATGATTTCTTCAGTTTGGGTTTTTCTAAATCTGTTTTTGGTTTGAAGA
Coding sequences within it:
- a CDS encoding ferritin, coding for MGTKGRGIVKDLNKIVNELKKALADEWLAYYQYWAGAKIVKGAMREVIAGELEEHAKDELKHAEMIVNRLLQLGEKPILSPKEWYSLTNCGYEIPSEDCKKIIEQNIKGEQCAIEVYNKLLKITEGKDALTYNMILEILKDEVEHEDDLENLLEDMKKMK